A region from the Mya arenaria isolate MELC-2E11 chromosome 2, ASM2691426v1 genome encodes:
- the LOC128221887 gene encoding prolyl 4-hydroxylase subunit alpha-1-like, translated as MFLNVFEVFLVFLTCTCATIFTSVWRMQRAAEVEASMREMLRNYVMQSDVMELQVPDSIRSFLDELDSLVDLTSRENYLENPIDAFDFIRRRSTTWKEVETIMNCDECELNPPRKKYIEDMEMLMSRTQELNVTQDDAEHAAIALVRLWRTYHLNLTELFRGRVSNTTTQPLAAEDIFFITNTLSERGDLYAEITWLQQLMASLKEDEDLWSDTVLRRRAVNMLTSAYSRYGMPWKSVDLLANELQKEYSKSVERDLKYYSMKVQEAEKSSENITLQDSITPRESHRMKLCRGEGLRDVSVTSRLYCLYRQVTTPYHRVKEEILNLKPRISLLYNLISDEEIEQFKELAVIRMKESRVSSSMSTVRDVRVSETAWMADTVDPLIKRLGMRIQMITGLNVMQHLLPCADSESFQVLNYGIGGMYTDHHDYLETPLLSFGPLPEEQSKGYPLYDLLCGERTATWIYYLSNVQAGGNTVFTLLNITVPVVKGGAAFWYNIDRAGVHDHWTEHAGCPVLIGSKWISNKWIRETGQVLKRTCGKNMNALDGPL; from the exons ATGTTTCTCAACGTATTTGAGGTGTTCCTTGTTTTTTTGACGTGCACGTGTGCCACAATTTTCACTTCTGTATGGCGGATGCAGAGAGCGGCGGAAGTTGAAGCAAGCATGCGCGAGATGCTGAGAAATTACGTCATGCAAAGTGACGTCATGGAGCTGCAAGTGCCGGACTCAATCAGAAG CTTTTTGGACGAGTTGGACTCCCTTGTTGACCTCACATCACGGGAAAATTACCTTGAGAATCCCATTGATGCCTTCGACTTTATCCGCCGTAGGAGCACGACCTGGAAGGAGGTGGAAACGATCATGAACTGTGACGAATGTGAGCTTAACCCTCCCCGCAAGA AGTACATTGAAGACATGGAGATGCTCATGTCAAGAACGCAAGAGTTAAACGTTACTCAAGACGACGCCGAGCATGCGGCCATAGCTCTCGTCCGCCTATGGAGGACATATCATCTCAACCTAACAGAATTATTCAG GGGACGTGTTTCAAACACAACTACTCAACCCTTGGCAGCAGAAGACATTTTCTTCATAACAAACACTCTAAGCGAACGAGGGGATTTATACGCAGAAATAACTTGGCTTCAACAGTTAATGGCGTCACTAAAGGAGGACGAAGACCTTTGGTCTGACACTGTCTTGCGGAGAAGGGCTGTGAATATGCTGACGTCTGCTTATTCGAGG taCGGCATGCCATGGAAGTCCGTTGACCTTCTTGCCAACGAATTGCAAAAAG AATACAGCAAAAGCGTAGAACGTGACCTGAAGTATTATTCTATGAAAGTTCAAGAGGCCGAGAAGTCATCTGAAAATATTACACTGCAAGACTCTATAACTCCAAGAGAGAGCCATAGAATGAAATTATGCAGAGGTGAAGGTCTCCGC GACGTGAGTGTTACATCCAGGTTGTACTGTCTTTACAGGCAGGTAACCACGCCCTATCACCGTGTCAAGGAAGAGATTCTTAATTTAAAACCACGCATTTCGCTCCTTTACAACTTGATATCTGACGAAGAAATCGAACAGTTCAAAGAGCTTGCTGTCATCAGG aTGAAAGAGTCGCGTGTCTCATCGTCTATGAGCACAGTGCGAGATGTACGAGTCAGTGAAAC GGCGTGGATGGCGGACACAGTGGATCCTCTTATCAAGCGTCTCGGTATGCGGATACAGATGATAACAGGCCTCAACGTCATGCAGCACTTGCTCCCGTGTGCCGACTCCGAGTCATTCCAG GTTCTGAATTATGGAATAGGTGGCATGTACACTGATCATCACGATTATCTT GAGACGCCCCTGCTGTCTTTCGGCCCCCTTCCCGAGGAACAGAGTAAGGGCTACCCGCTGTACGACCTCTTGTGTGGGGAAAGAACTGCTACATGGATATactat ctAAGCAATGTGCAAGCTGGAGGGAACACGGTTTTTACGTTGCTTAATATTACAGTTCCAGTTGTCAAG GGAGGCGCGGCGTTCTGGTACAACATTGACAGAGCTGGAGTGCACGACCATTGGACCGAACACGCGGGATGCCCGGTCCTTATTGGGTCTAAATGGA TATCCAACAAGTGGATTCGGGAGACAGGCCAGGTTCTAAAACGAACTTGCGGGAAAAACATGAACGCTCTTGACGGACCACTTTGA